A section of the Oryza sativa Japonica Group chromosome 1, ASM3414082v1 genome encodes:
- the LOC4326712 gene encoding protein WHAT'S THIS FACTOR 1 homolog, chloroplastic yields the protein MLLPAAAAAAGGVHRLKSLCPVRRISSLKVPWRRDAALDAAILRDRRYRLASRLVREVLLSPGRRLLLRYLSKRRQRIRLPVLVPTFLRRYPTLLSVSPPPNPVASPSPHLLSFLEFASRHHALHSPLLASRLAKLLMISSTRALPVPKIAAAKRDFGLPDDFLTSLVPRYPHLFRLVGDPGPDASGNAFLELVSWDDQLAKSVIELRADKEADVVGIRPRPNFTVKLPRGFYLKKEMREWVRDWLELPYVSPYADTSGLHPASPEAEKRLIGVLHEVLSLSVERRMAVPIIGKFCDEFRLSNAFANAFTRHPGIFYVSLKGGIKTAVLREAYDENGELVDKDPMIELKERFVAIMDEGHREYLEELRKKREELEKQRLQEAYRGAKVGTGIEDEMEEEGTDESDEDDDSEEGEAL from the coding sequence ATGCTtcttccggccgccgccgccgctgccggcggcgtcCACCGCCTCAAATCTCTCTGCCCCGTGCGCCGCATCTCCTCCCTCAAGGTTCCCtggcgccgcgacgccgccctcgaCGCCGCCATCCTCCGCGACCGACGGTACCGCCTCGCCTCCCGCCTCGTCCGCGAGGTGCTCCTCTCCccgggccgccgcctcctcctccgctaccTCTCCAAGCGCCGGCAACGAATCCGCCTCCCGGTGCTCGTCCCGACCTTCCTCCGCCGGTACCCCACCCTCCTCTCCGTCTCCCCTCCCCCCAACCCCgtcgcctccccttccccgcacctcctctccttcctcgagTTCGCCTCACGCCACCACGCGCTCCACTCGCCGCTCCTCGCCTCCAGGCTCGCCAAGCTCCTCATGATCTCCTCCACCCGCGCCCTCCCCGTCCCCAAGATTGCCGCCGCCAAGCGCGATTTCGGCCTCCCCGACGATTTCCTGACCTCGCTGGTCCCGAGGTACCCTCACCTCTTCCGCCTTGTTGGAGATCCGGGGCCTGACGCGTCCGGCAACGCGTTTCTTGAGCTGGTTTCGTGGGATGATCAGCTGGCGAAGTCGGTGATTGAATTGAGGGCTGACAAGGAGGCCGATGTGGTTGGCATTCGGCCGAGGCCGAATTTTACGGTTAAATTGCCGAGGGGATTCTATCTCAAGAAGGAGATGAGGGAGTGGGTGAGGGATTGGCTTGAGTTGCCATATGTATCGCCCTACGCCGATACGTCTGGGCTTCACCCGGCGTCACCGGAAGCAGAGAAGAGGTTGATTGGTGTTTTACATGAGGTTTTATCCTTGTCTGTAGAGCGGAGGATGGCTGTACCAATTATAGGGAAGTTCTGTGATGAGTTTAGGCTGTCAAATGCGTTTGCTAATGCGTTCACGAGACATCCGGGGATATTCTATGTGTCGTTGAAGGGTGGGATCAAGACGGCGGTGTTGAGGGAAGCATATGATGAGAATGGCGAGCTTGTTGATAAGGATCCAATGATTGAGCTGAAGGAGAGGTTTGTGGCAATCATGGATGAGGGGCATAGAGAGTATTTGGAGGagttgaggaagaagagggaagaGTTGGAGAAACAGAGACTGCAGGAGGCTTATAGGGGTGCCAAAGTTGGCACAGGTATTGAGGATGAGATGGAGGAGGAAGGCACTGATGAGtcagatgaagatgatgattcaGAAGAAGGAGAGGCCCTGTGA